From the genome of Lotus japonicus ecotype B-129 chromosome 6, LjGifu_v1.2, one region includes:
- the LOC130724958 gene encoding protein FAR1-RELATED SEQUENCE 5-like has protein sequence MDKRQRESRTDFRCGCTAKFRVHIDKTNGRWYAKLFSDEHNHELEDDKMCGMIAAHRKMNESDIMHMNNMSRSGISTPQIHNTFASQTGGYQKVRFSKGNMYNVQGRQRRMKKKEPEKTDAEFAISYIRGLGSKDPLLYCRHVANDDGNLDRLFWSDGISQLNYQVFGDVVAFDATYGKNRYKCPFVVFYGVNHHNKSTIFSTALVSNEKIETYVWLLERFLEAMKGKAPLFVITDGDKAMKAAIKQVFPNAHHRLCAWHILDNARKHVHIRAFNTELRKCMFMELDVSEFEEHWAATVAKFGWKKILGLRNYMKEE, from the coding sequence ATGGACAAGCGTCAACGTGAATCAAGGACAGATTTCAGGTGTGGGTGCACGGCCAAATTTCGAGTTCATATAGATAAGACAAATGGTCGGTGGTATGCAAAGTTGTTTAGTGATGAGCACAATCATGAGTTAGAAGATGATAAAATGTGTGGCATGATAGCAGCTCACAGGAAAATGAATGAATCGGATATTATGCATATGAACAACATGTCACGGTCTGGTATAAGTACTCCTCAGATCCACAACACCTTTGCCAGCCAAACAGGTGGATATCAAAAGGTAAGATTTTCAAAAGGAAATATGTACAATGTTCAAGGAAGACAAcgaagaatgaagaagaaggagcCGGAAAAAACTGATGCTGAATTTGCAATAAGTTATATTCGTGGGTTGGGAAGCAAAGATCCATTATTGTATTGTCGGCACGTTGCGAATGATGATGGAAATCTTGATCGCCTTTTCTGGAGCGATGGAATAAGTCAGCTAAACTATCAAGTATTTGGTGATGTTGTTGCTTTTGATGCCACGTATGGGAAAAATCGCTACAAGTGCCCCTTTGTTGTATTCTATGGAGTTAATCATCATAACAAAAGCACAATTTTTTCTACTGCTCTGGTTTCGAATGAGAAGATAGAAACGTATGTGTGGCTACTTGAGAGGTTTTTGGAAGCTATGAAAGGAAAGGCACCCTTGTTTGTTATTACTGATGGTGACAAAGCAATGAAAGCGGCTATTAAACAAGTGTTTCCAAATGCCCACCACAGATTATGTGCATGGCACATCCTTGATAATGCCAGAAAACACGTGCATATACGTGCATTCAATACTGAGCTAAGGAAATGCATGTTTATGGAGCTTGATGTATCTGAGTTTGAAGAACACTGGGCTGCTACTGTTGCAAAGTTTGGCTGGAAGAAAATACTTGGGTTGAGGAATTATATGAAAGAAGAATGA
- the LOC130724668 gene encoding 60S ribosomal protein L10a, with protein sequence MSKLQNDAVREAISGIMTDSKEKNRKFVETIELQIGLKNYDPQKDKRFSGSVKLPHIPRPKMKICMLGDAQHVEEAEKIGLDWMDVEALKKLNKNKKLVKKLAKKYHAFLASEAVIKQIPRLLGPGLNKAGKFPTLVTHQESLEAKVNETKAMVKFQLKKVLCMGVAVGNVSMEEKQIFQNVQLSVNFLVSLLKKNWQNVRCLYLKSTMGKSYRVF encoded by the exons ATGAG TAAGCTTCAGAATGATGCTGTCAGAGAAGCTATCTCCGGAATCATGACTGATTCCAAGGAGAAGAATCGCAAATTTGTGGAGACCATTGAACTCCAGATTGGTCTCAAGAACTATGATCCCCAGAAAGATAAGCGTTTCAGTGGCTCTGTCAAGTTGCCCCATATCCCTCGACCCAAGATGAAGATTTGCATGCTTGGTGATGCTCAACACGTTGAAGAG GCGGAGAAAATTGGATTGGACTGGATGGATGTCGAAGCATTGAAGAAGCTGAACAAAAATAAGAAGTTGGTGAAGAAGCTAGCTAAGAAATACCATGCATTTTTAGCTTCTGAGGCTGTCATTAAGCAGATTCCTCGTCTTTTGGGTCCTGGTCTCAACAAGGCAG GCAAGTTCCCTACACTTGTCACTCACCAAGAATCCCTTGAAGCAAAGGTTAATGAGACTAAGGCTATGGTCAAATTTCAGCTCAAAAAGGTGCTCTGCATGGGAGTCGCCGTGGGTAATGTTAGCATGGAAGAAAAACAGATCTTTCAAAACGTGCAACTGAGTGTTAACTTCCTTGTCTCTTTGTTGAAAAAGAACTGGCAAAAT GTTAGGTGCTTGTATCTGAAGAGTACCATGGGGAAATCGTACCGCGTCTTTTAA
- the LOC130723709 gene encoding clathrin heavy chain 1, with the protein MAAAANAPITMREALTLPSIGINPQFITFTHVTMESDKYICVRETSPQNSVVIVDMSMPMQPLRRPITADSALMNPNSRILALKAQLQGTTQDHLQIFNIEMKAKMKSYQMPEQVVFWKWITPKLLGLVTQTSVYHWSIEGDSEPVKMFERTANLANNQIINYRCDPTEKWLVLIGIAPGSPERPQLVKGNMQLFSVDQQRSQALEAHAASFAQLKVPGNENPSTLISFATKTLNAGQIISKLHVIELGAQPGKPSFTKKQADLFFPPDFADDFPVAMQISHKYNLIYVITKLGLLFVYDLETATAVYRNRISPDPIFLTSEATSVGGFYAINRRGQVLLATVNEQTIVNFVSGQLNNLELAVNLAKRGNLPGAEKLVVERFHELFAQTKYKEAAELAAESPQGILRTPDTVAKFQSVPVQAGQTPPLLQYFGTLLTRGKLNAFESLELSRLVVNQNKKNLLENWLAEDKLECSEELGDLVKTVDNDLALKIYIKARATPKVVAAFAERREFDKILIYSKQVGYTPDYLFLLQTILRTDPQGAVNFALMMSQMEGGCPLDYNTITDLFLQRNLIREATAFLLDVLKPNLPEHGFLQTKVLEINLVTFPNVADAILANGMFSHYDRPRIAQLCEKAGLYVRALQHYTELPDIKRVIVNTHAIEPQSLVEFFGTLSREWALECMKDLLLVNLRGNLQIIVQVAKEYCEQLGVDACIKIFEQFRSYEGLYFFLGSYLSSSEDPDIHFKYIEAAAKTGQIKEVERVTRESTFYDPEKTKNFLMEAKLPDARPLINVCDRFGFVPDLTHYLYTNNMLRYIEGYVQKVNPGNSPLVVGQLLDDECPEDFIKGLILSVRSLLPVEPLVEECEKRNRLRLLSQFLEHLVSEGSQDAHVHNALGKIIIDSNNNPEHFLTTNPYYDSRVVGKYCEKRDPTLAVVAYRRGQCDDELINVTNKNSLFKLQARYVVERMDGDLWEKVLNPDNAYRRQLIDQVVSTALPESKSPEQVSAAVKAFMTADLPHELIELLEKIVLQNSAFSGNFNLQNLLILTAIKADTSRVMDYINRLDNFDGPAVGEMAVEAQLYEEAFAIFKKFNLNVQAVNVLLDNIHSIDRAEEFAFRVEEDAVWSQVAKAQLREGLVSEAIESFIRADDATQFLDVIRAAQNTNAYNDLVRYLLMVRQKTKEPKVDSELIYAYAKIDRLSDIEEFILMPNVANLQNVGDRLYDEELYEAAKIIFAFISNWAKLAVTLVKLKQFQGAVDAARKANSSKTWKEVCFACVDAEEFRLAQICGLNIIVQVDDLEEVSEFYQNRGCFNELISLMESGLGLERAHMGIFTELGVLYARYRPEKLMEHIKLFATRLNIPKLIRACDEQQHWKELTYLYIQYDEFDNAATTIMNHSPEAWDHMQFKDVIVKVANVELYYKSVHFYLQEHPDLLNDVLNVLALRVDHARVVDIMRKAGHLRLVKPYMVAVQSNNVSAVNEALNEIYVEEEDYDRLRESIDLHDNFDQIGLAQKIEKHELLEMRRVAAYIYKKAGRWKQSIALSKKDNLYKDAMETASQSGERELAEELLVYFIDQGKKECFASCLFVCYDLIRADVALELAWIHNIIDFAFPYVLQLLREYTGKVDELVKDKIEAQKEVKAKEQEEKEVIQQQNMYAQLLPLALPAPPMPGMGGGYAPPPPMGGMGMPPMPPFGMPPMGSSY; encoded by the exons ATGGCGGCCGCCGCCAACGCTCCGATCACCATGCGTGAAGCCCTCACC TTGCCGAGCATTGGTATAAATCCGCAGTTCATCACGTTCACTCACGTGACGATGGAGTCTGATAAGTACATATGCGTTCGAGAAACTTCTCCGCAGAATAGCGTGGTGATCGTTGATATGAGCATGCCGATGCAACCTTTGAGGAGGCCTATTACTGCTGATTCTGCTCTTATGAATCCGAATTCGAGAATCCTTGCTCTGAAAG CCCAACTCCAAGGAACAACTCAAGATCACCTAcaaatatttaatattgaaatGAAGGCAAAGATGAAATCTTACCAGATGCCTGAGCAG GTAGTCTTTTGGAAGTGGATTACTCCCAAGTTGTTGGGTCTTGTGACACAGACATCTGTATACCATTGGTCAATTGAGG GTGACTCTGAACCTGTAAAGATGTTCGAGAGAACAGCGAATTTGGCAAACaatcaaataattaattatcGATGTGATCCTACAGAAAAGTGGTTGGTCTTGATTGGTATTGCTCCTGGTTCCCCTGAG AGGCCACAGTTGGTTAAAGGAAACATGCAACTCTTCTCCGTGGATCAACAGCGCAGCCAAGCTCTTGAAGCACACGCTGCATCATTTGCTCAGTTAAAA GTTCCTGGGAATGAAAATCCTTCTACTTTGATTTCGTTTGCCACGAAGACACTTAATGCTGGACAAATTATATCCAAGTTGCATGTTATTGAGCTGGGTGCACAACCAG GGAAGCCATCATTTACAAAGAAACAAGCAGATCTTTTCTTTCCCCCAGATTTTGCTGATGACTTCCCAGTTGCCATGCAG ATATCCCACAAATACAATTTGATTTATGTGATCACGAAACTTGGTCTCCTATTTGTCTATGATTTGGAGACGGCCACTGCTGTGTATAGGAACAGAATTAGTCCAGATCCTATATTTTTGACGTCAGAAGCTACATCAGTTGGAGGCTTTTATGCCATTAACAGGAGAGGCCAGGTGTTATTGGCTACTGTTAATGAGCAAACAATTGTGAATTTTGTCAGTGGTCAA TTAAATAATTTGGAGCTAGCCGTCAATCTTGCCAAGAGAGGAAACCTTCCAGGTGCTGAGAAGCTG GTTGTTGAACGTTTCCATGAACTGTTTGCCCAAACAAAGTATAAAGAAGCAGCTGAGCTTGCTGCTGAGTCCCCGCAAGGAATCCTTCGTACACCTGATACAGTTGCCAAATTTCAG AGTGTTCCTGTGCAAGCTGGACAAACTCCTCCACTCTTGCAGTATTTTGGAACCCTTTTAACTAGAGGAAAGCTGAATGCCTTTGAATCATTAGAATTGTCACGGCTGGTTGTGAATCAGAACAAGAAAAATCTTTTGGAAAATTGGTTGGCAGAGGACAAGCTTGAATGCAGTGAGGAACTAGGAGATCTTGTAAAG ACTGTGGACAATGACCTTGccttaaaaatatatatcaaaGCCAGAGCTACTCCAAAAGTTGTTGCTGCGTTTGCTGAGCGAAGGGAGTTTGACAAGATTCTCATATATTCTAAGCAG GTTGGGTACACACCTGACTATCTCTTCCTTTTGCAAACAATTCTCCGGACAGATCCTCAG GGTGCTGTTAATTTTGCATTAATGATGTCTCAAATGGAGGGAGGTTGTCCTCTTGATTACAACACCATAACTGATCTGTTTCTTCAG AGAAACTTGATCCGTGAGGCTACTGCCTTTCTCCTAGATGTTTTGAAGCCAAATTTACCTGAACATGGTTTCCTTCAAACAAAG GTTTTGGAGATAAATCTGGTAACGTTTCCCAATGTTGCTGATGCTATTTTGGCTAATGGCATGTTCAGCCATTATGATCGTCCACGTATTGCCCAACTTTGTGAAAAAGCTGGTCTTTATGTGCGAGCTTTGCAA CATTACACAGAGTTGCCAGATATAAAACGTGTGATAGTTAATACACATGCAATTGAGCCACAG TCACTTGTTGAGTTTTTTGGTACTCTGTCACGAGAATGGGCCTTAGAGTGCATGAAAGATCTGTTACTGGTCAATCTTAGAGGCAACCTACAGATAATTGTTCAG GTTGCTAAAGAATATTGTGAACAGTTGGGCGTTGATGCTTGCATTAAGATTTTTGAGCAATTCAGGTCCTATGAAGGACTCTATTTCTTCCTTGGTTCATATTTAAGCTCCAG TGAGGATCCCGACATCCACTTCAAGTACATTGAGGCAGCAGCAAAGACTGGACAAATCAAAGAGGTCGAGCGTGTGACTAGAGAATCAACTTTCTATGATCCTGAGAAAACGAAGAACTTTCTAATGGAAGCTAAGCTTCCCGATGCACGACCTCTTATTAATGTTTGCGATCGATTTGGATTTGTTCCTGATCTGACACACTATCTATACACAAATAACATGCTTCGCTACATTGAAGGATATGTTCAGAAG GTGAACCCAGGGAATTCTCCTCTAGTTGTTGGGCAGCTGCTAGATGATGAGTGTCCAGAAGATTTTATCAAAGGCTTGATTCTCTCTGTTCGTTCATTGCTGCCGGTGGAGCCACTGGTGGAGGAATGTGAGAAGAG GAATCGGCTTCGTTTGCTTTCACAGTTTCTGGAACATCTTGTAAGTGAGGGAAGCCAGGATGCACATGTTCATAATGCTCTGGGTAAGATCATCATTGATAGCAACAACAACCCAGAACATTTTCTCACTACAAACCCATACTATGATTCTCGAGTTGTGGGAAAATATTGTGAAAAACGTGATCCTACCTTGGCCGTTGTGGCTTATAGGCGAGGACAATGTGATGATGAACTTATCAATGTGACAAACAAAAATTCTTTGTTCAAACTACAAGCAAG GTATGTTGTTGAGAGGATGGATGGTGACCTTTGGGAGAAAGTTCTTAACCCTGATAATGCCTACAGAAGACAGCTTATTGATCAAGTTGTATCTACTGCTCTGCCTGAAAGCAAGAGCCCTGAACAAGTCTCTGCAGCTGTTAAGGCTTTCATGACTGCTGATCTACCTCATGAATTGATTGAGCTTCTTGAGAAGATTGTGCTTCAGAATTCTGCTTTCAGTGGGAACTTTAATTTGCAGAATCTGCTTATCTTGACAGCAATAAAGGCTGATACATCCAGAGTCATGGATTATATAAATAGACTGGATAATTTTGATGGTCCTGCAGTTGGAGAAATGGCTGTTGAGGCTCAGTTATATGAAGAAGCATTTGCAATTTTTAAGAAGTTCAACTTAAATGTTCAAGCAGTCAATGTCTTGCTAGATAATATTCATAGCATTGATAGAGCTGAGGAGTTTGCTTTCCGAGTTGAAGAGGATGCTGTATGGAGTCAGGTGGCCAAGGCTCAACTCAGGGAAGGGCTAGTAAGTGAAGCAATTGAGTCATTTATACGAGCAGATGATGCCACACAATTTTTGGATGTTATCCGTGCTGCTCAAAATACCAATGCTTACAATGACTTGGTGAGATACTTGCTGATGGTAAGGCAAAAGACAAAAGAACCCAAGGTGGACAGTGAGCTCATTTATGCTTATGCAAAGATCGACAGGCTCAGTGACATTGAGGAGTTCATTCTTATGCCGAATGTGGCCAATCTTCAAAATGTTGGTGACCGATTGTATGATGAAGAGCTATATGAGGCTGCAAAAATTATATTTGCTTTTATATCTAACTGGGCCAAGTTAGCAGTCACACTTGTGAAGTTGAAACAGTTCCAAGGTGCTGTTGATGCAGCAAGGAAAGCTAACAGCTCAAAAACATGGAAGGAAGTTTGCTTCGCGTGTGTTGATGCAGAGGAGTTCCGTTTGGCCCAGATATGTGGGTTGAACATTATTGTTCAG GTGGATGACTTGGAAGAGGTCAGTGAATTTTACCAAAATAGAGGTTGCTTCAACGAGCTAATATCCCTCATGGAGAGTGGTTTAGGATTAGAACGGGCACATATGGGCATCTTTACCGAGTTAGGAGTTCTGTACGCTAGATACCGTCCTGAGAAACTTATGGAACATATCAAACTATTTGCAACCCGACTCAATATTCCAAAACTCATAAGAGCTTGTGATGAACAACAACATTGGAAGGAACTGACCTATTTGTATATCCAATATGATGAGTTTGACAATGCAGCAACAACCATCATGAACCATTCACCTGAAGCATGGGATCACATGCAATTCAAAGATGTTATTGTCAAAGTTGCTAATGTGGAGTTGTATTACAAGTCTGTTCATTTCTATTTGCAAGAGCATCCAGATCTTCTAAACGATGTTTTGAATGTCCTTGCACTTCGTGTTGACCATGCACGCGTTGTTGATATCATGCGAAAG GCTGGTCATCTCCGTCTTGTCAAGCCATACATGGTTGCAGTTCAGAGCAATAACGTGTCTGCTGTTAATGAAGCCCTGAATGAGATATATGTGGAGGAGGAAGACTATGATAGATTGCGCGAGTCAATTGATTTGCACGACAACTTTGACCAAATAGGCCTGGCACAGAAG ATTGAAAAGCATGAGCTTCTTGAGATGAGACGTGTTGCTGCTTATATTTATAAGAAGGCTGGTAGGTGGAAGCAGTCCATTGCCTTGTCAAAGAAGGATAACCTTTACAAAGATGCCATGGAGACGGCCTCACAATCTGGTGAACGTGAACTTGCTGAGGAGTTACTTGTTTATTTCATTGATCAG GGAAAAAAGGAATGCTTTGCCTCGTGTCTATTTGTTTGCTATGATTTAATCAGGGCAGACGTTGCTCTTGAACTGGCTTGGATCCACAATATAATTGACTTTGCCTTCCCATACGTGTTACAG CTTCTCCGCGAGTACACTGGCAAAGTTGATGAACTGGTGAAGGACAAAATTGAAGCACAGAAAGAAGTGAAGGCTAAAGAACAAGAAGAGAAGGAAGTAATTCAACAACAG AATATGTATGCTCAATTGTTGCCTCTTGCTTTGCCTGCACCACCAATGCCCGGAATGGGAGGAGGCTATGCCCCTCCCCCTCCAATGGGTGGGATGGGGATGCCTCCAATGCCTCCTTTTGGCATGCCACCCATGGGCAGCAGCTACTGA